One genomic window of Cystobacter fuscus DSM 2262 includes the following:
- a CDS encoding ATP-dependent helicase HrpA has product VALEAETRKEARRERTARVDWAERLRRRFAVEVFARERSGGRRRVLAEVKGAAGERAMVEHLG; this is encoded by the coding sequence GTGGCGCTTGAGGCAGAGACCAGGAAGGAAGCGAGGAGGGAGAGGACGGCGCGAGTGGACTGGGCAGAACGACTGCGCAGGAGATTCGCGGTGGAAGTGTTCGCCAGAGAGAGGAGTGGAGGCAGGCGGCGGGTGTTGGCGGAGGTGAAGGGAGCAGCAGGGGAGAGAGCGATGGTGGAGCACCTGGG